The Paenibacillus polymyxa M1 DNA segment GCTTTTACTGCGAAAAAACAAGGAGTCCACGATTTATGTGCCAAAACCTTAGTTGTAAATAAAAAAGAGTTGCAGCGACATGAGCAGCAATCATCCTTGCCTCCAGCAGCTTCTAACATCATAAATTAAGGAAATTAACGTTGCGGAAGATGGAAGGGTACTTCCTTCATTTATCGGGGATGAACTTTTTATTCTGTCGGATCAGAGTCAAGAAACAATTGCAACAACCCAGAAACCTGATGAATAGTGAAGTGTGGAAAACGATTCCTGCCGTTCAGAATAAACGGGTATATACGCTCGACAGTTCGTGGAATTTTGATGATGCCATTACGAGAGAGCGATTGCTGTAACAAATTCCAGATTTGATGAAGCAAAAGTAAACAAGGAACCAGCCAGCGCCTGAAAGCATTCGCTGGTTTCTTTGTTTTCTCATTATGTCATGAAAAAATTCCATTGTGACAAAATAAAAAATGTAAGTTATTCTTACAGTTTACATGTTCTTTTTAGCTTGTTTTGCGTTATAATGAAAGGATGCACATTATGAACGAATTGGAGGCACAGCCCGATTGACTACTTACCCTTTTGCCTTTGATCCGTCCAAGCCGTTTATTGAGCAGGCAAGTGACTGGATTGCAGATGTATTTTATGAAGTTTTGCCTGAAGTCGGCTTTGAGGTTCGGGATGAACAAATTTATATGGCATTCCAGCTAGAACGTGCCTATAAGGAAAAAAAGACCATTTTTGCAGAAGCAGGTGTAGGCACTGGTAAAACGCTGGTATACCTGCTGTACGCTATTGCATATGCCCGATACATGAGAAAACCGGCGATTATTGCCTGTGCGGATGAATCATTGATTGAACAACTGGTGAAGCCAGAAGGAGATATCGCCAAGCTGGCGCGGCATCTAAGCTTGACAATTGATGCCCGATTAGGGAAATCGCCAGATCAATATATTTGCTTGAACAAGCTGGATGAGGTGAGAAGCGGACTGGATGAGGACGCGGATGTTTTTCGCGATATTTATCAGGGTCTGCCTGATTTTGTCCATTTTCCAGATACGTTACAGTCCTTTACTCCATACGGGAACCGGAAAGAGTATCCTGAGCTAACAGATGGACAGTGGAGCAGACTTGGATGGGATGTATTTCAAGACTGTCTCGTCTGTCATCAGCGTCATCGTTGCGGACAGACGTTGTCTCGTGATCATTACCGCAAAGCGGCAGATCTGGTCATCTGCTCCCATGACTTTTACATGGAGCATGTATGGACCTATGAAGCGCGAAAGCGCGAGGGTCAGCTGCCATTGCTGCCGGAGCACAGCTCTGTTGTTTTTGATGAAGGACATTTGCTGGAGACAGCGGCACAAAATGCGCTTACTTACAAGCTTAAGCACACTCAATTTGAGTCTATTATTACCCGACTGCTAGAGGGAGAAGTGCGGGAATCTCTGGCCATGACGATCGAAGATGCAATCTCCCAAAGCGAGGTTTTGTTTGCTGCGCTCAATAAGAGCAGTCAGCCAGTACAAGGGTCTAACCGCAAGGAGTTTATCCTGAATGAATCGTTGATTCGGGAGGTGAACCGTTTTGGTGAACTGATCGGTACGATCGAGGAAGAGCTTGTGTTTGAAAGCGGGTTATTCTCTTTGGATGAGTATCAAGTCAAAATTGTAGAAGAACATTTGGAAATGATTCAAACTGCTTTGGCTTTGTTTAAGCGTCCTGAACTTCTCATTTCGTGGGTGACAGAGGATCAGGATGGATTAACGCTTGTGGTTATGCCGAAGATGGTAAAAGAGATTCTCAAAGAACGAGTATTTGCGCAGCATATTCCAATCGTATTCTCTTCGGCTACACTTTCCGTGGAGGGTTCATTTGACTATATGGCGCAGAGCCTCGGTATTGAAAACCCGCTAACGTTTTCCGTCGCTTCACCTTATGACTACAGCGATCAGATGCAAGCCGCACTGTACCCGCTACAAGCGGGACATAATCCAATCCAGAGGGCGCTGATGCTGCTGGAGAAATCGCAGGGAAGAGCGCTTATTCTGTTTCCTTCTCAGGAGGAACTGACTGCCTTCCAAAGGGGTCTCTCTGCTTACCCAGAGGCATCTGCCTATCGTTTTCTGTATGAAGGCTCGGCTGAAATTAGCCATCTGATCTCCGCTTTTCAGAATGATGAGGAAAGTGTGTTGTGCGCTGTTACATTATGGGAAGGATTGGACATCCCTGGACCATCCCTGTCACATGTCATCATCTGGTCGCTGCCATTTCCTCCGAATGATCCGGTTTTTACGGCTCTGCGCAAGGATGCAGCAGATCCGTTTACTGAGATAGATATGCCTCACATGGCACTTAGACTCAGACAGGGCATAGGGCGTCTAATCCGCTCGCGTAATGATCAGGGCTGGATCTCGATCATGGGTCAGGATTTGAATCGTCCAGAAGTACGCACACAAGTTGAACAACTACTGCCTGCTGGCGTAGAATGCACCATAATTGAAGGAAATCCGGAGGGAATAAAAACATGTTGAATTTTACAGCATACACAGTAGATCAAATTAAAGATGCTTTTGGTATTTTGAGTGGACAGCGTTATGAATTTATCATTGAGGTAGAGGTAGAGGAAGACGACGAGCTATACACTGAAAACGGAATATATATCCGTGCTCTTTATTTAGTAGACGAGGAAAAGACAGGACTGCTGAAGTATGAATTGTTTGAAAAAGCAACGGATCGTTACATTGAGCTTGAACTTGAAGAGGATGAGCTGCAAGCAGTTGAAAACTTCTGTAAAGAACATGTACAGGATGGAGCAGTAAATTAACAGTAAGGACACTTTGCTAGCACAGCTAGATATATATTGCAATCTATAATGAGGATATCAAGGAGCCTTTGCATGATCGGGCTCCTTTTTTCTATGACCAGTGAAGAAACTTATGTGATCTAACGCAGTCTGTCCCACACATTCACCATAAACAGCATAATACCCGCCGCGAGTAACACCCACCCTATGACGACCCACACCCTAGCCTCTGCAATCGCGTAATTTTTACCTATGATACCCAATATCAACACTGGCAGACTGATGTTATGTATCCAAAAGTGGATACGTGCCAGAATCGTAACTGAAAGTGCAGGAAAGGTCACATAGATCAGACCTATGATCCCAAGAGTCGTCCAACCCAGCAAATGGATATGAGACTGAATAGGGGACAGGCTATAATCACCCGACACGCCAATGATTAGACTGAACAGCACACCGAGGGCAAAATATACAGCAGCTATCTTTAAACATTGCTTACCCATAGATGACATCCTCCTATGTTAGACGTGGGTATTTTGAGAGATATTTACCATCATATCGAGGCAGAATATCAAGGGTGTGGGTATTGTGACTGGTCCATTTGACAAAAGCTTCAAATACACATAAAATCTTATTGCATCAATACTTACCGCATTACTATGTTTTTGGAGAAGACAGCGAATTTCTCCGACAATGGGCGCTAATTTTTGACCATTGGTTTATTTTGGATTCGCCATTAAAAGGAGCCTGAAATTATGAATGTATATCGCAATACCCTTGAACTCATCGGGCGCACGCCATTAGTGGAGCTGAATAGCTATTCTCTACCCAGAGGAATTCGCCTGTTCGCCAAGCTGGAGTTTATGAACCCCGGCGGGAGCGTAAAAGACCGGGTGGGAAAGGCTTTAATTGAAAAAGCGTTAAAGACAGGCCAGTTGAAGCCGGGCGGGACTTTAATAGAAGCAACAGCAGGTAATGCAGGTATTGGTCTTGCGATGGCCGCGCTTCATTATGATATTTCGGTTATTTTTGCTGTGCCTGAGAAGTTCAGCCAAGAGAAGCAGGACTTGATGAAAGCATTGGGAGCACGTATCGTTCATACCCCGACAAGTGAGGGAATGAAGGGAGCCATTGAAAAAACAAAGCAATTGGCTGCTGAAATCAAAGATGCATACTTGCCGCAGCAATTTAGCAATCCTGATAATCCAGAGGCTTATTATACGACAATGGGACCTGAAATTTGGAACGATCTGGACGGTAAAGTCGACGTATTCGTGGCAGGAGCAGGCTCAGGGGGCACATTTATGGGAACCTCGCGTTATCTTAAGGAGCAAAATGCAGCCATTAAAACTGTCATTGTGGAGCCTGAAGGGTCCATTTTGAATGGAGGCGAGTCAGGCCCTCATAAAACAGAAGGAATCGGCATGGAATTGATCCCTGAGTTTGTGGACAAAGGCTATTTTAATGCCATTCATACCATTAGCGATGTGGACGCATTCAACCGCGTCAAGGAATTGGCCGAACGTGAAGGGATTCTCGTGGGCAGTTCCTCCGGTTCTGCCCTCCATGCTGCTTTACTGGAAGCAGAGAGCGCACCGGATGGTGCACATATTGTCACCATTTTCCCAGATAGCAGTGAACGTTATTTGAGCAAAAAAATATATGAAGGCGGGATATAAAATGAAACGCAAAACAAAACTGATTCACGGTGGACTCCCTACCGATCCTCATACTGGCGCGGTTAACGTTCCTATTTATCAGGTAAGCACTTATGAGCAAGAGGAAATCGGCGTTCATAAGGGATACGAGTATTCGCGTACAGGCAACCCGACTCGGTTTGCACTGGAAGAGCTGATCAAGGAACTGGAGGAAGGCACACGCGGTTTTGCTTTCGGTTCGGGTATGGCAGCGATTCATGCAGTGTTTTCCTTGTTTAAAGCAGGGGATCATATTTTGCTGACCGATGATGTATACGGGGGCACTTATCGTATTGTAAGCAAAGTGCTTAGTCGGATCGGGATTGAGTCCACATTTGTGGATACAACTGATCTGGAGGCTATTTCTAAAGCAATCCGTCCGAATACGAAGGCATTGTATGTCGAAACACCAACAAATCCGCTGTTGAAAGTTACTGATATCCGCGCAGTTTCAGAACTGGTGAAAAAGCATGAGCTTTTGTTGATTGTGGACAATACATTTGCTACCCCTTACTGGCAGACGCCAATTACACTCGGGGCTGATATCGTCGTACACTCCGCAACCAAATATTTGGGTGGACACAGCGATGTTGTAGCCGGTCTGGCTGTAGTCAACAGTGAAGAGCTGGGCGAGCAGCTTCATTTTCTGCAAAACGCCATTGGCGGTATTCTCGGTCCGCAGGATTCATGGTTATTGATTCGTGGTATCAAAACCTTGGGTCTGCGTATGGAAGCAATTGAGAAAAATGCAAAGGAAATTGCAGCCTTTTTGGAAAAGCATCCGAAGGTTAGTAAGGTGTACTACCCTGGGCTGGAAAGCCATGCACAGCACGAGCTGTCCAAAATTCAAGCTGAAGGCTTTGGCGGCATCATTTCCTTTGATGTAGGTAGCGATGCTAACGCGGTTGCCCTCCTGAAAAAAGTAAAGTATTTTACATTGGCTGAGAGCTTGGGAGCGGTTGAAAGTCTGATTAGCGTTCCAGCACGTATGACGCACGCCTCCATTCCGGCAGAACGCCGTGCAGAGCTAGGTATTACAGAAGGCTTGGTACGGATTTCGGTTGGGATCGAAGATCTGGAGGATTTGATCGAAGACTTGCAGTCAGCATTGTAAGAAAATAAGCATAATGATCAAGAGAGGTGGCAGAAGCTGCCTCTTTTTTTGTTGTGAGAATAGCTTCTTTTTTGAAAAGCACGGAGGAGTACGCAGAGGTGGTAACGAATAGTTTTATATAGTTCAATTGAATGTTAAACGGAATATAACGCGGCTACGTCTCTGAGGACACAAAAACCTGGAGGGGGAATGTTATGAGGTTCACACATCTGGAAAAAGCAACTACTGTGCTGTCGGATCATCCGGTACGTCTGGCGTCTGCTTATGCAGTCGGCCCAGTCGAGCTTCCGGAAAATTGTGGTGTGGGCAGGGAATGGTCGAGTCATTTTACGCAAGAGGAATGGAATTTGGAAAAGGCTTGTGGTGAAGATGGAATCGAGCTTTCAGCAGGAGGAAAGGCAGTGTGCCGATTACTGACCGAGCTTGACCCTCGGACCTCTGAACTGAATCTAGGTGTTTTTCCGCCTTTGGCTGAACACGAAAGACTTTTGCTGGTTTCAAATCTACGTTGTATGACTGCACAGGAAGTGATTTTCAGACCGTTTGAAGGAACCGGACAAATTTGGATAGATGGCACATTGGTATATGCCGAATCCGGTCCCTTTCGCTTGTATTTGGAGGAAGGTGATCACACGGTCGTTATCATTGCTGCATTTATTCCTGATGAGGCCCGCTCTATTCGTATCAGTGGAAATCAGGTATGCGATGAACCAGATGTGATAGAGCTGCATCGTGAATTCGTAGAGCGTAATATACGTAATCATATGGCATGGTTAGAGGTTGAGCAAAGTGCTGGCAGGGAAGGAGAAGACAGCCCGATTTTATTTTATTTGCTGCGTAAGGATCGGATACTTCTTCCCTCAGATCAAACGTTATGGGTCGAGGTAACGAATGATGAGGGCTTGAAGCTGGATCAGTTTCCAGCCCATTGGGAGCAGGAGCAAAGCTACGCCTGGGATGAGGAGAAGATCGGGAATACGGGAATGCTGCACTTCACCGTTACCTATCGGGATTATGAGGCTGTAGAACATCATTTTGTGTATTCGGTACTTGTGCGGCCTTTGTCAGTCGTCGTGGAGGGCTTGCAGGAAGAGTATGACCAGTACATGCAAGCCTATGCTAAAGATGTTCTTCATTCTGCGCAGAAAATACAAATAAAGGGCCTGCTTGAGGAATTAAACAGGTTAACGGATTCGCCGGAAGATCCTTTTGAAATCTGGGATTCCCGGGTGGTGCGTGAATATATTAAGCTATTAAAACAAATTTTTATATCTGGACATACCGAACAGTCACAGCACTCATCGTTACTTCAGAAAGAACATATTTTTTTGACGGCCGACGGCATTGGTGAAGGTTTTTTTGTCTCCCGTTTGGACAATAGTTTGCAACGGTATACCATCCAGCTTCCCAGCAACTACACGGCTGAGCGACGGTATCCTCTGATCGTTCTAATGCCTGGCAAGCGATATGAGCTGGGACTGCCGGATTTTCAGAATAGAGGTTTTGGGCGGGGTTGGGAAGACGAGGCTATATTTGTTACTTTTTCGTGTCGTGGCGTTACGCTGGGCAGTTATATTGGAGAAGCTGCTTTTTTGGAGGGGCTAGATGTCATACTGCAAGCGTACCGAGTGGACGAAGAACGTATCTATCTGACGGGTTACTCAAATGGTGCATATGCTGCATGGGCGATGGCACAGGCTTATCCTTCTCGGTTTGCAGCTATTGCGGTAATCTCAGGGACGCCACACCCCAAGCATCTGAAAAATTTGATCAATATTCCAATATTGGATGTGTGTGGTGACCAGGATTACTTATTTGCCCAAGCATACACAGCTCCGGTAACCGAGCTTTCATCGAACCATTTTAAAGGTGTGATAGAGCGGCAGTCTAATCATTGGGATACGCATGAGTTAAGACTTTTGGATGGCATACTGGGTTGGCTTATGCAATGGAAAAGAGTTGCTGTACCTCAGCGTATTGCCTATCGGACGGAACGGGGCAGACATAATCGAGCTTACTGGCTGGAAGTGACACGCATGGATGAAAACGAGGAATATGCGGAGTTGTATGGCGAAATGAGTTCCACGGGTGAATTGGATATTGAGACTGTTCACGTCGAAGAATTTGTGATTCATCTCTCACAAGAGGACATGTCCCTGGAACTGGCCCAAGTTCGTATCGGAGCCCGCATTTTCATGTTGGATTTACGAGAATACAGCCGCTTTCGCTTTGTTAAAACACACTCGCACAAACGCCCTTCACCCGAATACCGTTTGATTGCTGAACGGGAGGGAGAGAGCTGTGAAGACTCCACCAAAAATGCGGATGCAGCTAAGAGTGTTGCGGATTTGCAAAGCGTGGGAAGAAATGGTGCGAGTCACGGTATGGGTGTACTTGATGTTTATATGAATCGACTTCACATTGTTCTTCCATCCAGTTATGCTACACCAGAGGAAGAGCAGGCGGTGAAACGAACGGCGAACGCCTTAGCTAGTCCGCGGACAGCGACTTGGAACCCGTACATTGGTGTTCATTATCCCGTGGTTTCTTCTAAAGATATTTCAGAGAAAGAACTGGCTGATAGCAACGTGATTTGTATCACTTCGGCCTTGTCCAGACATGAGCTGCTTCAAAAGTATCAAGCTCATCTTCAAATTGAATGTACCGAGGATGGGTATACATGGGGTGACGATTTTACGGCAGGCGAATACTGTTTGTCATATATTCAACCTAGCCCATGGTCTGCAACCCAGCAGATGCTTGTTGTAGCGACCAATTCACCCCGTCTGCTGGGTAAAAACCTTTTTATGCGCAGACTGATTATGCCCGGATATTTTAATGGTCTACACCCGTATTTAAATAAAGAGATTATTGTGTATGATAGCAAGGGAGTACGAGCATTTAACTTTACTTCCATTAAGCATGCGCAGCATAAACTGCAAGGTCAATAAAGATGCATGAGCGTCATTATAATCCATATTTAAAAAACCGTCTGGAGGCACATTGGCGATCCTGACGGTTTTTTTGCTGATCCATTGCAGTGATTCCTTGACTGGGATACGTCATATATAAAAGGGCATTATGGCAACTCAGCTTTTATACTGCTCCATCAGGTACATGATCTTCACTTCATCGGCCAAATCTCCAAAGGGTTCTAACGGATTCTCCTGGATGATATGATATAAACGTTGGATTCGTTCCTTTGGCAGCTTCCGAACATATCTGGAAATGAAAGCGGCATGGGTGACTATGTAGCGTTTTTTACGGATAGCGGCACTGGCTACGCGAACGAGAATATCTTCGCCTCCTGCCATTTCTAAAATACGGCGCTCATAAAAAGCCACATACCGGAATGTCCGATCCTTAATCAGCTCACGATTGAGTCTGGCAACCTCTCCAATGTATCTGACCATAAGGGGTTCAAAGCTTTTGATCAGGAGAGGATCGAGCGTTAATTCCATATCTTTGCGAAGAACAAATGATTGCAGCAGAGCGACCTGCTGGAGCCTTATCCGATCATTGTGAATGAGTACGGCAATTTCGCGTAGCATTTCATAGCAGACACGCTCACTAAGTTGCCGCAGGGCAACTGCATTTTTCTGATTCACGTTCAATCCTTCCTGGATCTGTCCTATACGCCCTCTGAAAAGGCGTATAAGCTGCCTACGCTGTTCATAAGGAACAATGCGCTGCTGTAGAAGGATCAAGGGCAACAGGAGAAACGCACCGACGATACCACACAGTAGCATTTGCTGTGACGAGTGACCGAAAAAGATAGAAGCAGCCAGCAACGCGATGCCGACGGCAAGGTCTTTATGAAAATAACGTTTAGCTCTGAGTTTGGCATATTGCTCTACAGGAACCAGCGTATCCCGACCACACGATGTACATTTCTCTTCCCAAAGGGCGGTGAATTGTCCGCAGCGCTTGCAGACTCTCAGCTTTTGGAAGGCATGCTCTGTGCGGGTAAAGGGGCGAAATTGCACAGCCTGTTTGGAGCTAATCATTGCGCTCACTTCTCCGGTTCAGCAGTGCGAGAAGCTCGGTGTCGATTTGTGTAATCGACGGGGCGCGTCTTTTATGTATATAGTAGATTAGTGATTTAATGGCGACAAAAAGAAACATAATCGCCAGACATCCGTATGAGATCATAGTGTACTTCCTCTTTCTGTTTAGATTTTTATTTTACTGTTTTACATGAACGGGTTTCGCTAGGGTTATTTTTGTCGTATAAAGGAGAAGGCTGGTGCCCGATTGCCCTCGTTGGGGTATAATTATATCATTACTGCAGGATATTGGTAAAATATCGCGGTATAATAGGCTTTTTGGTCGTATTCAGGCCGCTCGGACAGGATTTTCAGCTGGCGCTCATGTAAAACTCATTATAATTTAATAGTAGTGGAGTACAACTGTAATTTAGAATGAGAATTAATCGGCAAAGGGGTACAAGCGATGTTTAGTAGAGACAGAAAATGGTTTTTGGTCATCGGAATCATATGTACAATGATCATGTCCTCGATTTTGGCCTGGCAGCCACAGACGGCGAATGCCGCTTCACCCTCAGCTTCTAAAGTGGATGCGGTGCTGGTAGTCGATGTAAGTAATTCAATGAACACCAGTGATCCTGGGAAAATTGGCAATGAAGCCATGAAAATGTTTATTGATATGTTGTCAACACAAAATGACAAGGTTGGGATTGTAGCCTATACGGATGTCGTACAGCGCGAGAAAGCCTTGCTTAATATTTCATCCGAAGCAGATAAGCAGGAGCTGAAGACATTTATTGACGGGCTGAACCGGGGAGCGTATACTGACACCTCCGTAGGTGTCAAGGAAGCGATCCGTATTTTGCAGGATGGCAAAACAGCCGGGCATGCGCCTATGATCGTTATGTTAGCTGATGGTAACAACGATTTTAATAAGACGACAGGCCGAACTGAAAGCCAATCCGCTCAGGATATGGCACAGGCTGTAGCCGAGGCTAAAAAAAGCGGTGTGCCGATCTATACCATCGGTTTGAATGCAGATGGAAAGCTGAATAAAAATAAACTCGCCGACATCGCGCAGCAAACGGGTGGCAAGTCCTTTATTACAAGCTCGGCAGACGATCTACCGAACATTTTGAGTGAAATTTTCGCCAGCAATTTGAAATTGAAAGTGGTGCCCTTGCAGTCCATTACGGCAAACGGCGACTATCAGGACGTTACAGTAACCGTACCAAACGATAGCGTGCTGGAAGCCAACATTTCGATCATGTCCTCGAAACCGGTGGACGCGAGATTAATAGACCCATCGGGCAACACGAAGTCGATTCCTTCGAGCGATGTACTGCTGTCCAAGTCCAAAAGCTACTCGCTGATTAAATTGCTCAAGCCTGTGGCTGGCGACTGGAAGCTTCAAGTCAAGGGAGTGCAGCAGGATAAGATTGATATTAATCTGGTATTTAACTATGATTTGGAATTGAAGCTGGACGCACCGCCTGCCAAATCATACAAAAAAGGTGACTCGGTTCAAATTCGTTCCTATCTGACGAGCAATAACCAGCCGTATCAGGATCAGGAATTGTATGCGAATATGAATGCGGTCCTGAAGGTCAAGGACCTTGATACCGGCGCAACGAATGAAGTGCCCCTAACAAACGCAGGCGATGCTTTTACCGGCTCCTATACGATTCCGGATGAGCATGACTATGAGCTAACCGTCAGAGCAGAGGAGAAGAGCTTCTACCGTGAAACGCAGCCTGTAACCATCAGTGCCAAAGCTGGGGCAGCGAGCGGTACGAATACTGGCACAACTCAGCCTACGGCACCTGCTGAAAAGTCTAAGCTATTGCCACTCATTCTTTTAGGGGTGGGACTGCTCGTTCTGCTAGTGGCGGCATATTTCATCTGGAAGGCTGTCAAAAAAGCCAATCGTGGCTTTGTCGGTCAGATCGTACTGGAAATCCGGGACGAAAATACCGGCGAAAAGACATACCCGCAGTATAAGAAGCTGAACACCTTCCGGGGCAAATTCAATTTACACCAGTTGCTGCAACTGGCGCCAGAATTTGCTGGAACCGATAAGGTCGTGTTCACGCCAGCGAACCAGGATCGCATTGTGGTGCGTAGTACCCCAGAGATTACGATTGAAAAATCCGGGCGTGCTGTAGACGCAGGCAATGGTCTTGAACTGAAAAACGGTGATCGTCTGACGATTCCGCTGGCTAGTGTGGACAAAACCATTTTACTGGAGTTTATTTCAGTAAACAGCTAAACGAACCCTTAGGAGGTCATATCTATGAAACCAGTAGTTAGAGAGCATATCCAACAATTAGACGTATCACTCGGCGGAGGGATCGTAAGCGATAAGATCAGAGTAGATACCATCGATAATCCTATTTTAATTATCGGACTTGGGGGAACGGGGATTGACGCCCTTCTCCGCTTGAAATATCAAATCAACCGTAGATTCAAGCTGCCTGCGGACCCGATTTCCAAGAAAAAGAGCGAGAAACCGGATAACGTGGAATTTCTCGCTTTTGAAACGAATGAACAAGACCGCAACAAAAAATACAAAGGGATTGGTTTGGACCCCATCAATGAGTTTGTACTGCTGTCCAATGCGGAAATCGGCGGGTTGCTGCAAAACCGCAGTATTTTGGAGCCGTACATCACTGACTGGCTGTCTCCCGAGCTGAGCATTACCGATGGTATGAACGGGGCGGCAGGGGTACGTCAGGCTGGACGATTACTATTGTTCACCAAAATCAATCAGGTCGTACAAAGTATTGACAAAAAAATCAAAACCCTGTCTGAAGGTACTAACAAGAAGCTTATGGTGTTTTTGCTATCCGGTTTGTCCGGCGGTACAGGAAGCGGTACTTTCCTCGATATCTCATATATCGTTCGAGGCATTATTGAGCGGGACTATGGCTCCGCAGGTGTAGACCGTGTAAACACGCTGGGTTATCTGTTCACACCGGATATTAATCTGGCCAACAAAAGCCTGAGCGAGCATACGCGTGAATATATTAAAAAAAATGGCTATGCTGCACTGAAAGAGCTGGACTACTGGA contains these protein-coding regions:
- a CDS encoding PHB depolymerase family esterase: MRFTHLEKATTVLSDHPVRLASAYAVGPVELPENCGVGREWSSHFTQEEWNLEKACGEDGIELSAGGKAVCRLLTELDPRTSELNLGVFPPLAEHERLLLVSNLRCMTAQEVIFRPFEGTGQIWIDGTLVYAESGPFRLYLEEGDHTVVIIAAFIPDEARSIRISGNQVCDEPDVIELHREFVERNIRNHMAWLEVEQSAGREGEDSPILFYLLRKDRILLPSDQTLWVEVTNDEGLKLDQFPAHWEQEQSYAWDEEKIGNTGMLHFTVTYRDYEAVEHHFVYSVLVRPLSVVVEGLQEEYDQYMQAYAKDVLHSAQKIQIKGLLEELNRLTDSPEDPFEIWDSRVVREYIKLLKQIFISGHTEQSQHSSLLQKEHIFLTADGIGEGFFVSRLDNSLQRYTIQLPSNYTAERRYPLIVLMPGKRYELGLPDFQNRGFGRGWEDEAIFVTFSCRGVTLGSYIGEAAFLEGLDVILQAYRVDEERIYLTGYSNGAYAAWAMAQAYPSRFAAIAVISGTPHPKHLKNLINIPILDVCGDQDYLFAQAYTAPVTELSSNHFKGVIERQSNHWDTHELRLLDGILGWLMQWKRVAVPQRIAYRTERGRHNRAYWLEVTRMDENEEYAELYGEMSSTGELDIETVHVEEFVIHLSQEDMSLELAQVRIGARIFMLDLREYSRFRFVKTHSHKRPSPEYRLIAEREGESCEDSTKNADAAKSVADLQSVGRNGASHGMGVLDVYMNRLHIVLPSSYATPEEEQAVKRTANALASPRTATWNPYIGVHYPVVSSKDISEKELADSNVICITSALSRHELLQKYQAHLQIECTEDGYTWGDDFTAGEYCLSYIQPSPWSATQQMLVVATNSPRLLGKNLFMRRLIMPGYFNGLHPYLNKEIIVYDSKGVRAFNFTSIKHAQHKLQGQ
- a CDS encoding PLP-dependent cysteine synthase family protein, giving the protein MNVYRNTLELIGRTPLVELNSYSLPRGIRLFAKLEFMNPGGSVKDRVGKALIEKALKTGQLKPGGTLIEATAGNAGIGLAMAALHYDISVIFAVPEKFSQEKQDLMKALGARIVHTPTSEGMKGAIEKTKQLAAEIKDAYLPQQFSNPDNPEAYYTTMGPEIWNDLDGKVDVFVAGAGSGGTFMGTSRYLKEQNAAIKTVIVEPEGSILNGGESGPHKTEGIGMELIPEFVDKGYFNAIHTISDVDAFNRVKELAEREGILVGSSSGSALHAALLEAESAPDGAHIVTIFPDSSERYLSKKIYEGGI
- a CDS encoding vWA domain-containing protein, producing the protein MFSRDRKWFLVIGIICTMIMSSILAWQPQTANAASPSASKVDAVLVVDVSNSMNTSDPGKIGNEAMKMFIDMLSTQNDKVGIVAYTDVVQREKALLNISSEADKQELKTFIDGLNRGAYTDTSVGVKEAIRILQDGKTAGHAPMIVMLADGNNDFNKTTGRTESQSAQDMAQAVAEAKKSGVPIYTIGLNADGKLNKNKLADIAQQTGGKSFITSSADDLPNILSEIFASNLKLKVVPLQSITANGDYQDVTVTVPNDSVLEANISIMSSKPVDARLIDPSGNTKSIPSSDVLLSKSKSYSLIKLLKPVAGDWKLQVKGVQQDKIDINLVFNYDLELKLDAPPAKSYKKGDSVQIRSYLTSNNQPYQDQELYANMNAVLKVKDLDTGATNEVPLTNAGDAFTGSYTIPDEHDYELTVRAEEKSFYRETQPVTISAKAGAASGTNTGTTQPTAPAEKSKLLPLILLGVGLLVLLVAAYFIWKAVKKANRGFVGQIVLEIRDENTGEKTYPQYKKLNTFRGKFNLHQLLQLAPEFAGTDKVVFTPANQDRIVVRSTPEITIEKSGRAVDAGNGLELKNGDRLTIPLASVDKTILLEFISVNS
- a CDS encoding ATP-dependent DNA helicase; translated protein: MTTYPFAFDPSKPFIEQASDWIADVFYEVLPEVGFEVRDEQIYMAFQLERAYKEKKTIFAEAGVGTGKTLVYLLYAIAYARYMRKPAIIACADESLIEQLVKPEGDIAKLARHLSLTIDARLGKSPDQYICLNKLDEVRSGLDEDADVFRDIYQGLPDFVHFPDTLQSFTPYGNRKEYPELTDGQWSRLGWDVFQDCLVCHQRHRCGQTLSRDHYRKAADLVICSHDFYMEHVWTYEARKREGQLPLLPEHSSVVFDEGHLLETAAQNALTYKLKHTQFESIITRLLEGEVRESLAMTIEDAISQSEVLFAALNKSSQPVQGSNRKEFILNESLIREVNRFGELIGTIEEELVFESGLFSLDEYQVKIVEEHLEMIQTALALFKRPELLISWVTEDQDGLTLVVMPKMVKEILKERVFAQHIPIVFSSATLSVEGSFDYMAQSLGIENPLTFSVASPYDYSDQMQAALYPLQAGHNPIQRALMLLEKSQGRALILFPSQEELTAFQRGLSAYPEASAYRFLYEGSAEISHLISAFQNDEESVLCAVTLWEGLDIPGPSLSHVIIWSLPFPPNDPVFTALRKDAADPFTEIDMPHMALRLRQGIGRLIRSRNDQGWISIMGQDLNRPEVRTQVEQLLPAGVECTIIEGNPEGIKTC
- a CDS encoding bifunctional cystathionine gamma-lyase/homocysteine desulfhydrase, which produces MKRKTKLIHGGLPTDPHTGAVNVPIYQVSTYEQEEIGVHKGYEYSRTGNPTRFALEELIKELEEGTRGFAFGSGMAAIHAVFSLFKAGDHILLTDDVYGGTYRIVSKVLSRIGIESTFVDTTDLEAISKAIRPNTKALYVETPTNPLLKVTDIRAVSELVKKHELLLIVDNTFATPYWQTPITLGADIVVHSATKYLGGHSDVVAGLAVVNSEELGEQLHFLQNAIGGILGPQDSWLLIRGIKTLGLRMEAIEKNAKEIAAFLEKHPKVSKVYYPGLESHAQHELSKIQAEGFGGIISFDVGSDANAVALLKKVKYFTLAESLGAVESLISVPARMTHASIPAERRAELGITEGLVRISVGIEDLEDLIEDLQSAL
- a CDS encoding DUF6509 family protein; the encoded protein is MLNFTAYTVDQIKDAFGILSGQRYEFIIEVEVEEDDELYTENGIYIRALYLVDEEKTGLLKYELFEKATDRYIELELEEDELQAVENFCKEHVQDGAVN